A region of the Silene latifolia isolate original U9 population chromosome 9, ASM4854445v1, whole genome shotgun sequence genome:
GAATTAAGAAATGATGGCTACACTATAGGTTTTTTTGTCCCAATGagtttttcctagcaaggttttttaacgaggtagcacaATAAGCGCATTGATACGCTATATGATTATTAAGACGAGTTATTCTTGACATATAATATTATGTCATCTATCGAGAAATTCCCTATCACTATTGTGGAAGTATTATTTGAAATAAAGATCCAAGAGTCATCACAAATGACTACACCCAGATTGTGAGTTCTAATGAAATATGAGATAGAAATTATCAAGGATTTGAAGATATCAAGTTTATCAACTACAATGGATTTTATTCAACTATCGAGACGAGAAGTTACGTTAAAGCATGGTTCATTTCAAGATACATCAAGTTATATAGTCATCAGGGGAGTAGACACgcgttgtactctttttccttatccatggttttgtcccatcgggttttccatggaaaggttttaacaAGGCAACTATtattatgcgtgtttgaagattagtGTACTCTTTTCCTTCGCCAGTGTTTTTCCCAAGGGTTTTTTCTAGTgaggtttttaacgaggcatcTTCTTCAATAATGGACATCCAAGagggagtgttatgaaatattattatgtaatattatatcGTGTGTGTATATATAAACCCCCTTATAATGCAATAATACATAGTTTTGtctctcttttcttctctctaCGTTTTCTCAAGTATATCTTGTCAAAATGGGTTCACGTAGGCTCGGTTTTTGGCGATACTAGGTTTAGGATTAAGGTCGCTCTGTCGGAGAGCGACTTGGGACAAAGTCGCCTAGCTTGTCAGCGATTTGGATCTTTGTAGGGGAAAAATGCAGGTAAAGAAGAATGTGATTATAGGAATTGAACACAAGACCTTCCACGAAACTGCCACTTACTCTGTACAACTTAACCATCATTACAAGGAAATTTTTATGTTAAACTAAAGTGTGTAAACTTAATATTCCGTAATTATTGTTCCATGTCCCAATACACATTTATTACTCGTTACTGTAGATATTAATTCTAATCGCCTGTAATAATCATCAAAGTTATATTGGTGCGTTGGTTATTGGTTCTCCTACCTAGATTAGGATGAAAATCGCGGGTTCGAAACCCTCAcgccacaatttttttttttttgcaaagacCCAAAACGCTGACCAGCTAAGCGACTTTGTCCCAAGTCGCTCTCCGAAAAAGTGACCTTAATCCTGAACCTAGCATCGCCAAAACCGAGCCTACgtgaacccattttgggtaattagtTTCAAAGTCACCTCATTTCGTTAAATTGTTTGTTGTTAAAacccattttggaaaaaaaattcttGTATGACAGCAGCAATATTTGCAAGTATTGCAACAATGTTTTGCAATTAGGATTTAGAAAAACACAAATTTAAGAAGAGAAATGTAAATGTTGTATAAGAAAGGGTGTTGATAAGGACGCTCGACAGACGACAAATCGACGGAACCTCAGGATGAAATAAAATCACAAATACCCTTTACTTTCCCTCAGTGGTGAAATAGAACGAAGCTCTCGTCATTGTGTGATACACTCATACACCTAGATTTTGTCTTTTAAGTTTTACCTATTGATTGCTCCTtaatatatatactccctccgtcccgtcatttgtttacctttgattttggcatAGTGACTAATGAAAGAGGAGGGGGTTAATTATTCGACCACAAGTGGATCAAATTAAGTATGAAGGATAAAATTGTCTTGACTAAATACTCTATAATGGAACAGAAAAACTAATGATCAGGACGGAGGGACTGAGATTTTATTGATTTACAAAGTTTAGTTTAAGGTGACATTCAATTATGGAGAATAATAGTAAGAGATTTTATAGGTGGTAATTGGGTGACTGGAATTATATAAAAACACAAACCATTTTAGTGTACAAGTGACGTGGGCTTCATTTAGTTGTTACCGAAAAtaaagggaaaggatttaggaagaaaagggaagaacaaTAAAAAATGAAATTCTTATATCTGGATTTGGTTGTTTGGTAAGAACAACAAATATAAACAAGCAAGAATGAATGATGGGTTGGGGGGATGAAACTTATATAGAAGAAATAAATTACCTTTTATTGTAGGTAAGTAATAGGTAAAGGCTTATTTTGAGAAGACATCATACAAAGGTGGGATTGTTTTCAGATTACTAAAAGATGAGACTATTTTGAGAAGACGTGTCAAAGGTGGGATTATTCCTATCAATTATTTCCTAATACTATTCCTTCTATTTtgcttatttatttacctttatttTTTACACAAAGATTAAAGAGAAATAGAGGCACCACTTGTGGTTATAGTTAGTGGATGCCAAGTAGAGTTGGCATAAAGGGCCGCGGGCTGGTGGGCGGCACGACCAAGCACGGCACGGCCCGACCCCGTGAGAAAATTGATGAAGCACGGGCACGACACGACTGGGCTTGAGACGGGCTCCGACGCGATTTTCTTCAGAAATCTGTGGTCATGCACGGCACGGCCCAAACACGGTGGAGCCTGGCACGCACCAGGCACGGCGGGCCTGGCACGACCCGGCCCGAAGAATAGCCCGCtgatcatcatttattaaacaaaaagtacattaatatttaataaaatatatttaaaccattaatcatcatttattaaacaaaaagtacattaatatttaataaaatatatatttaaaccattaatcatcatttattaaacaaaaagtacattaatatttaataaaatatatatttaaaccattaatcatcatttattaaacaaaaagtactaaaaataaatcaattatataacatttttttttaaaataaaaaaatattaaagcacATGGGCCGGCCAACGGACAAGGCACGAAAAGCCCATAGGCTAGGCACGGCCCGAGCACGAAAATGACCGTGCCTTGAGCGGGCCGCGGCGTAGGTTTGGATCAGTGGGTCTGGCACGACACAGCCCGAGGAGCCCAATATCCGTGCCTGGGCCGGGCCAATTTTGAAGGAAGGCACGACGGGCCGGCCCAACACGGCTCATTGCCTACTCTAATACCAAGTGTACAATAGTAAATAGGGTTGAACCAAAATTTCCGATAAAAATTTTTTATCCGAATTCGATACGAAAGGCGAATATATGGATACTAGTGAAATTGGATATCTGATTCGGTTTTTCCTAGTAAACTGAATTGGAGGTAGATTAAAATTTTTTAAAACTGGATATCCGAATATTATCTAAAATTTTAAAAGCattaataaaaagaaaaaaaaaacgtaggCAAATTGACAAAGTCAATGCTCATTGGTCAGTATAAGAATTTTTTTTATcttaaataaaacaaaacaaaccacaaaACACAACTACACTGTCAAGACACGAACCTGAACCGTCACTCTCTGAGACCCTCACAACTTTGCGGATTTTATAATAACAATTATAAAATCCGGATCGAGGTCGAGGTCGTTACCATGTAAATTTGGCAGTTTTAAAACTTATAAATTATACGATCGAGGccgttatcatatataaaatACACATATCTTTTTTTTAGTGGTGTGAAAAGTGCCAAATGGATTGAATTGTTTTTGAGAGACTGGCGATCTTTTTTTTCTGTATATAAACCGAATCAGATCGGGATCTTGAAACCCGGATACCAGATTTTCGGATATCCGAATATTGAAACCCGGATCTGGAACAAAAACCCGAATGATTGTAAAACAATAGAAACTCGACCCGAACAAATATTCTATAGCCTAAGACCTCCAACCTGAATCAAAACCAGAAGATATTCGCAGTTTCTCTCTGAATGCTCTCTTTCTCCATCTCCAATATTCCATCTGCTACCTTCAAAGACTCCATCCCAGCAGTAAGTAAGCTCTCCTCTTTTTATCTTTAATTTGCTTTATTTCCTGCAAATATGTTGAATTATTTGCCTACTGAAATCACTAATAACATCTTACATAGATTGCCTgtcaaaaccctaattaaatgCACTATTCTGTCCAAATCATTCCTCTCTTTAATCACCAGTCATGATTTTATCTCCACCCATATTGCACAATATGCCAATTCCCACTTGTTACTTCGTTATTTTACCAAAGACAAACAAGAAATTTACCATTTTGATGCCGACGATGACACTTTTTCCGGCTTCCAAACTCAAGGTTTGCTTGTCCCTTTCCTTAATTATCCTGATAAGTGGTTTACTGTGGCGGGTTGTGTAAACGGCGTTCTTTGCTTGGTTAATGATTTTGGCATGGAAGGTACTCTTATTATACTTTGGAACCCATCTATCAGGAAGTTTGTTCATGTTCCGAGGCCTATAATTGTAGTTCAAAGTTATGGTCCGTATGAGTCTGTTTGTGGCTTCGGGTTTGATCCTATTTCGGTTGATTACAAGGTTGTTCGACTCGTACAACTGGATAGTGGTGATGGGCCAAGCTCGGAAACGAAAGTTGAGGTCTATAGTTTGAAATCTGGGTGCTGGAGGGTTATCGGTGTTGGTCCTTGCTACTCAATTAAACAGTGCAGCACCGGGTATACCCCTCGCTTCATTAATGGCTCTGTTTATTGGCTTGGCACGCCTTATGCGTTTCCAAATTGTGAAACTGTGCTCCTCAAATTTGATATGTCTACAGAGAGTTTCGAGACCATACAACTGCCTAGTATTTTACAAAACACCGGGTTAATATTTGGAGGGACCTCAGACTTTTTTATCAATGAGTATAATGGAAATTTAACTTTGATTAAGCGGAACTACAATGGTGAAATTAAGACTTGTAGTGCATGGCTTATGAAAGAAGATGGGGTCGTTAAATCTTGGACAAAGATGTTTGATTTCAATATTGCTAACTTACGTCCATGTGGCATGCCAAGGACTTTTGGTTTTAAAAAGAATGGGGAAGTTATCATGGTGAAGGGTGGTCATGATATTTTTGCCCGACATGAAAGTGAGACTGTCATCGTTTCAACTGATCTAGTAACACACAGCATGACAACATTAAGCGACATACGCGTAGATTGTTTCTCATATTATTTGTCTACTTATGTAGAGAGCATGGTATTGTTTAAGGAAGGAaaaggaattgaagaacaaaccaGGCAGTTGGATTTGTTCCAAACTAAGAAAAGAAGTATTGATGGTGAAATGAAATtccagaggaagaagaagaattaGAGGAATGACATTGATGCTGATAAGTTTCAGGCGTGCTAAGAAAACAGGATGATTTGATGGGGAAAAGAAACCTCGGAGGAAGAATTAGAGGAATGCATTACATAGTATAGGTAGGCTGAGTTTGCTTTTGGCGTCGGAAGTTACTCAAAATCGTTTAGTGTGGTGTTATGCTCAGTTTTGCGCCTTTAGGAAGGTCCTCCTTGTCTGGTCAGCATTCGGCAAGCTAACTTTCTCAAAATCTTTTAATCCTTTTGAAGACTTGAATGTAATTACACTATCAAACTTATGCTTTTACTCTACTTTTAATCGGAATATTAGTGCGATTGTTTTCTAACGACTTCTAGTTAAGTTTCTGTTTAAATTCAAGTTCCTAATTATTTTTGTCCATCATTAGAAGCCTGGTCAACAGGTACATGTTTGCGTGGAACCTGAGAGTTCCGCTAGAATATGATAGTCTACCCGGTTCTTCAAAGTACGAAGTAGTTATCTATTTTAACTGTAGTTGGCAACTGTTATTGCTCGTTATTGGTTCAGTGTCTCCCATTTAGGCATTTAGCTTGTTTCCGCTAGCATTTTAGTGAGATTAGTTTTGTTTGATGTAGTTACGGTATACATTAGAATATTAGCTGCCTATCTATTTGCATGATAAATTTGTGGACATAATTATTCAGATTGTGTGTGTATGGGAATGTGGTGATTGACCCAATTCTCATTGGGTCGTTCAGAAACGCCATTGTGGTATTACACAATGGTATGGTCGTGTATATCTGAGCCCCCTTATTTCGCCGTTGATGGGAGCCTTTTAAGGAACTGGGTTAATGTTATTGTATGCTGTTGCAGAATTTAAGTCTTAAGTTATGCTAGATTTCTGTTATACCTTTCTGTTCTACCTTCTTGAACATGCAACTTAATAAATCAAGAATCAGGCTGTTCCCGACCTGCCTTTTATCCTTCAGTGAAGCCTTTTCTTTGTTCAATTTGTGGGTTTTTCTTATCCAAAATATTTCGGAGACGATGTGCCTCTGCTAGGGCAGTAGTGCTTTCATGGGTGAAGAGAATATTACTACATTAATCACTACTGTTGACTAAACTTGATATacttttaggagtaagtaaattTTTAAGTCTGACATGGCATTTGTAAATTTTTGAGTCTTATTTCAATCTTCAGGTTATACAATACTGTTGGAAATTAGCTAATTATTCAGGTTGATTATAGTCTTAATTGCAGTTGCTGCAGATCAGAGACTGCTAATTCTTAGTTTTTAGTGTCTCCCGTTGGCTTGTTTCCGCTACCATTTTAGTGAGATTATCTGTGTTCGATGCAGAAATTCGGTATACATTGGATGCCTATTTATTTGGTTGATACATCTGTGGACAGAGATATTCAGGTTTTTTCAGGAACTTGACGCAATTCTTGTTATGTCGTTTGGAAACACAACGGTAAGGTCATGTCCATTTGAGCCCCTTATTTCTCCATTGACAGGCTCCTTTTAAGAAATTGGGTTAATATGATTGTATGCTGATGCGGAAATTTAAATGAAGTGATTCAAGATTTTTGTTATACCTTCTTGAAGCATATGACTTAATAAATCGAGAACCAGGCTCTTCCCGACCTCCTTTTATTCTTCATTGAAGTCGTTCAACCACTCTGACTGTGTTTTTTGTCGATTTGTGTTTTTTTTCTTACCCAAAATTTTTCCAAGACGAATGTGCTTCTGCTAGTGCAGCAGTGCTTTCATGGGTGAAGGAGAGAGTATTGCTTTTTTCAAGCACAAGTCTGTTTCCGGATTGTATAATCAACAGTTAGTGGATAATGGGTGGAAGACACATAACTTTTCATTTCTCAGTCATCTAAATTAAGACAAAAAATTATGTTCAAATCAACGGTTAGCGGATTATATAATCTGTGTCATGTTTACGAATTAATAGTTGAATTTGTGTTCTAAGCTAAGACTTAATATCAGATTTTCACAATGTCGTAACTAGTACATagcttcttttctttcattactacTACGAAGTATATATTTTTGCCAAAGATCTGTCAGAAGTCATTTTTGCCGGTCCAATTCGAAATCTCCCTAAGCCCGAGGTTCCTGAAGCGCCTAAGGCCGAGGTCCAAGAAATTCCCAAGCCATAAGTGTCGGAGCTCCTAAAGCCCACTGTTCCTGAACTACCAAATCCAGAGGTGCCTGTAGAAACTGGTACGTagcttcttttctttcattactacTCTATGATGTTAGTCCAACTCTATGTTTATTCTCCCACTTGCATCGGACTGTCGACCGTCGGAGATAAATTTATCCATAACATAACGGTGTCCGTCACCTGAACAAGCACATGTGTTAGATGCTTATAATCGAGGCTGAGTAACGTATGTTCAGAAATAAAATCAGAGTAACATTTGTTAGAGGAGAATGTAGAAGTGTCATTTACTTAACACCGCTGCTTTTGCTTTTTACCATTGTAGCATATCAGTAAGACCGTAACAGACGTAAACTCAGAGACGTTAAGCAAAAGGTTTCCGAAATAAGATAAGGAGTTAAAATGTTTTTTGATGCTTAGAAATTGTTAGTGCATACTGCATTGCCAGGTGTATCATTTTTCAAGTTTAGATAGGAAGTTGAGCAATGTAGAACCTACTTCTCACCAAACTCCTTGGGACATCATCTATAAATACACTTCGAAATTACAGGTGTATTAGCAACATATTCTCTACCTATACAAGCTTAATCAATTCCCATTCATATTTCTACAACTATTTTTTCGATTATGGCTACACGTTCCCATCTCATGTTTCTAATGTTTGTAGTTATATCCTGCTTATCAAGTAGTAAAACAAACATTGTGGCAGCTCGTCGTCTATTAGACGCTCCTGAACTACCCAAACCTGACGTGCCTGAACTTCCCAAACCTGAACTGCCAAAGATCACAGTGCCCGACCTTCCTAAGCCCGAGATGCCTCAACTCCCAAAATTTAAAGTACCCGAGCTTCCTAAACCAGAGTTACCTAAACTGCCTAAGCTTGAGGTACCTGAACTGCCAAAAATCGCGGTACCTGAGCTCCCAAAGCCCGAGATGCCTGAATTATATAAGTTTGAGGCACCAAAGCTATCAATGTCTGAACTCCCTAAGCTTGACGTGCCTGAAATGCCCAAGCCAACGTTGCCTGAGCTTCCTAAGGTAGAAGTACCCGGGGTTCCTGAATTGCCTAAACCCGAAATTCCTGAGCTTCCCAAGCCAGAAATACCTGAACTCCCTAAGCCCAAGGTTCCTGAATTGCCCAAGCTCAAAGTACCCGAGGTCCCTGAATTACCTAAGCCAGAAGTGCCAGAGCTTCCTAAACCCGAGGTCCATGAATTACCCAAGCCTGTAGTGCCAGAGCTCCCTAATCCCGAGGTTCCTCAAGTGCCTAAGCCTAAGGTCCCAGAGCTTCCCAAGCCAGAAGTGCCCGAGCTCCCTAAGCTAGCGATTCCTGAATTGCCTAAACCAGACATGCCTGAACTACCGAAGCCGGAGATTCCAGAACTGCCCAAACCTGTTGTAACTGAGCACCTAGCTAAGCCATGAAATTGAGCATCTGTACACGATGGTTGTTATATATGTGAACTGCTAGTTTATGATACTGCAATCCCATAATCAGCTGGCGTTTGGATTTACAATTATGTTTGTATTGTATTTGATCTTCCAAGGGCTAGTAATGCCTGTAGTATATACTTGCTATACTCCACAAATATACTTTGTATGTGTGTGATATATGTACCATCGTGGTGGTTGTTTTTGCGATTTTAATCTTATTATAGCCATGCTTTATATGTTTCTATTGCATGATTGATTAGTACGGTCTTATTTAAGACCTCTCACAAACctgcttttatttttgtcttgTTTAAATCTGTTGTGAGGCATCTTTACTTACGACGGTCTTAAGTCTTAACCAAAAATTCGAATTGCAGGATATATGTTACTGTGTTTCCCTCTTATATATATTTAACTGAATTGTTAGTGCTGTTTTTTTACAATTCTCTTAAAATTGTTGGTGTGTAAGTTTTACCTTGCATGTTTGAAGAGGTTACTTTTATGAATCTATCGATGAAATGATTGTTTGTTCCGTTCGTGTGCAGTATTCTATAATTATTGAGGTTGAAAtgtttgtaaacaattgagtGTTGATATTATTAATGGCGGAACTGAGATTTGAAGTAAGGGGGAAGTATTGGTGCAATAAGGTAAACCAGAAAGAGGCGGAAATTTTGAGTGAAAATATTAGAATTTTTGTTGCTAGGGAGATCGATGACTCCCTATGCCAGTCCCCTCTTTGTTGCTAATGTTGCTGATTACAGGGTTTCTTCTCGTCACTTACCAGACCTGCTGTGGTTATGGTTTTGATAAAACCGCTTTCAAGAGTTGTACAGTGGTTCTTGTCATCCAGAGCATTTAAGGCCTTCTTAGTTGACACGCCAGAATAACAAACATTGATTTTTGGAAGAAAATATGCATATGAAATTACTATTTGATAATTCTTCTTTTCATTCTCATATTGACACACGGTGACATTGACAGCGGAGGAGAGGAATGACAGGGGCCCTTACTGTCATCTGTCGGTTTGGTATATCTCAGATTCTCAGAAATTTTAGAATGACCATTGTTTGTTATTCTGGCGTCAACTAAGAAGGCAGTGAAGGGAGTATATATAGACGAGAAATAAGGGTGTTTGCATAGGATTTAGCAAGGGGATGGCAGTCGGGTTGTACTCTGTTTTTGGCTACTGATTTCGGTCCATTAGCTCAGTAACTTTGCAAAGTACATTAGCTGAATAACTGATTGTACGAAAGTAATCTGGTTGTAACTGATTGTACCCTATTTTTTATTTTCCGACAGAAGTCTATTACTATTTTGACTGTTTTTCAGGCAACACATAACTCGGTAAAAGATTCGGAATATTACAACTCTAACTGGATCGGGAACTGTATCGAGTTACTATCTCCGTTATCCTGTAACCGCCCTTATCGTCATCACCTATTCCTCTCTCTCTCTGGATTGGAGGAAGTAG
Encoded here:
- the LOC141599594 gene encoding uncharacterized protein LOC141599594 isoform X2, with protein sequence MPQLPKFKVPELPKPELPKLPKLEVPELPKIAVPELPKPEMPELYKFEAPKLSMSELPKLDVPEMPKPTLPELPKVEVPGVPELPKPEIPELPKPEIPELPKPKVPELPKLKVPEVPELPKPEVPELPKPEVHELPKPVVPELPNPEVPQVPKPKVPELPKPEVPELPKLAIPELPKPDMPELPKPEIPELPKPVVTEHLAKP
- the LOC141600873 gene encoding F-box protein CPR1-like, with amino-acid sequence MLNYLPTEITNNILHRLPVKTLIKCTILSKSFLSLITSHDFISTHIAQYANSHLLLRYFTKDKQEIYHFDADDDTFSGFQTQGLLVPFLNYPDKWFTVAGCVNGVLCLVNDFGMEGTLIILWNPSIRKFVHVPRPIIVVQSYGPYESVCGFGFDPISVDYKVVRLVQLDSGDGPSSETKVEVYSLKSGCWRVIGVGPCYSIKQCSTGYTPRFINGSVYWLGTPYAFPNCETVLLKFDMSTESFETIQLPSILQNTGLIFGGTSDFFINEYNGNLTLIKRNYNGEIKTCSAWLMKEDGVVKSWTKMFDFNIANLRPCGMPRTFGFKKNGEVIMVKGGHDIFARHESETVIVSTDLVTHSMTTLSDIRVDCFSYYLSTYVESMVLFKEGKGIEEQTRQLDLFQTKKRSIDGEMKFQRKKKN
- the LOC141599594 gene encoding uncharacterized protein LOC141599594 isoform X1 — encoded protein: MATRSHLMFLMFVVISCLSSSKTNIVAARRLLDAPELPKPDVPELPKPELPKITVPDLPKPEMPQLPKFKVPELPKPELPKLPKLEVPELPKIAVPELPKPEMPELYKFEAPKLSMSELPKLDVPEMPKPTLPELPKVEVPGVPELPKPEIPELPKPEIPELPKPKVPELPKLKVPEVPELPKPEVPELPKPEVHELPKPVVPELPNPEVPQVPKPKVPELPKPEVPELPKLAIPELPKPDMPELPKPEIPELPKPVVTEHLAKP